GGCTACCCCAGTCTGGGAGTAAGTCTGCAGGATATGGAAAATCCAGGTTTAAGAAAATATTATCAAATGGAAGAAGGACAGAGTGGTGTGCTGATCAATCAGATCATCCCCGGATCTCCGGCAGACGGAAATTTACAGACCGGTGATATTTTACTTTCTATCGGAGATTATAGTATTGGAAATGATGGCACAATAGAATTCCGCACTAATGAACGGACTCAATTGACTTACGTCATTCAGCAAAAGCAGATTGGAGAGAATATCCGGATGGAAATTTTAAGAGAAGGCAAAAAAATATCCCTCGATTTAAACCTATTCCGTTCTTTAAAAAAGGATCAACTTGTTCCCATGGAAGAATATGAAACATTGCCTTCTTATTATATCTATGGCGGCTTAATTCTTTGCCCTTTAACTAAAAATTTATTGGATATCTGGGGTGCTCAGTGGTATCAATCTGCGCCTAAAGAATTAATTTATCCTTTACTTAATAGTAATATTCCAGAAAGGGAAGGCCAACAAGTGGTGGTTTTACTGAAAGCCCTGGCCGCTAAGGTGAATCAAGGCTATCAAAACGTGAATAGCTGGGTGGTAGATAAAGTTAATGGGGAAAAAATATGGAATTTAAGGGAACTAATAGAAAAAGTTGAAAACAGCCTGGATCCTTATATTGTATTAGAAGATAAATGGGGTCAACAGATCGTGGTAGACCGGGTAGAGGCAGAGAATACAGAGCAAGAGATTCTGCAAACCTATCGGATTCCTTTTGATCGTTCGGAAGATTTAAGAAAATAAAAAATACTTTCTGTGATAAAATTACGCTCGGGATAGAACTCTATTATATATAGAATATAAGAATAGTTAAAGAGGAACTCTTTTCTAATCCAAATATGAGCCTGAAAGCAAGAGTCATGCTGCTACTATTTTATCAAATAATCTATCTCTGGCAAGCTGTACTTTTTGAGCC
This genomic interval from Candidatus Atribacteria bacterium contains the following:
- a CDS encoding serine protease, which translates into the protein MMKKQNSSRGIKRYWFLPNLFQARSIFFLMIIFLLGVTFSIYADPVDVREAIVKVYTVNNSPDYYNPWSMRGPQGVSGSGCIIEHNLILTNAHVVSDHTFLQVRKYGDTERYQAQVIAVSHLTDLALLKVEDPTFFAGEPALSFGELPETQQEVLVYGFPMGGDMLSITKGIISRIEHQPYVHSSSSFLAGQIDAAINPGNSGGPVLVDGKIVGVVMQGISSSQNIGYMVPVPVIRHFFDDLQDGNYDGYPSLGVSLQDMENPGLRKYYQMEEGQSGVLINQIIPGSPADGNLQTGDILLSIGDYSIGNDGTIEFRTNERTQLTYVIQQKQIGENIRMEILREGKKISLDLNLFRSLKKDQLVPMEEYETLPSYYIYGGLILCPLTKNLLDIWGAQWYQSAPKELIYPLLNSNIPEREGQQVVVLLKALAAKVNQGYQNVNSWVVDKVNGEKIWNLRELIEKVENSLDPYIVLEDKWGQQIVVDRVEAENTEQEILQTYRIPFDRSEDLRK